A genome region from Eurosta solidaginis isolate ZX-2024a chromosome 2, ASM4086904v1, whole genome shotgun sequence includes the following:
- the Cep97 gene encoding centrosomal protein of 97 kDa isoform X6: protein MSEEDNDKITLDLSKKQLKKVPKQEDAQNVRVLKLDENELQKIDNIDSYLKIEVLSLSKNQLLRMYGVCRLHCLRELNLSFNGILSIEGLKDCIHLRHLNLEGNNIKTIEHLNNNIKLEYLNLAENSIGSISDISFLKNLKELYLHGNRLTHLRQCDKYLPVSLEILSLAKNNISDLNEICTLLNLTNLHSLTLSENPCIMLTGNAETSIFFSGFDHRPFVLNWCMSLKVIDGFVVDPIESLKAEWLYSQGRGRQFRIGEQAALAKYLSSVCPLIGKALENENERKLRLILSKAQQHQRQLQEEITENSNASSNNSPSSGRRKTSSRIQSPRFSRLSGRQGSPESMVNSYHGNTTSETTPNSVNNHAAPMTTSLIENIKHDAMLMSQSFEGSSTSGCSNINTRSNNSQESTPRTITPNPYNDQNYANMPTNVVGPLAAASKMVPVPETLMSPDVCPAVVAQRVTVNAINTQLQNSKTHKNKDNKLNSPKMRSPHLTKRNTIERCSPNMSPRRGSSTSNMLLQHNNVSSISRAVAVHAQSQVDNQMKSRLASSSIHIATPETGSAGALSSDDDSDHINIDKLKTIRNKAAQRSQQQQKEVAAMVAASNAQFNQNNATESSAVVIQKIWRGYRTRKKTKDIAEKLLKIRTHEYIDFVFSSKLTKDMELTKAQLENERKIQQLQMQAINALWKKVSTMQGCSTTAGSAAQASSDGASNTVEGQVKSAAATTMIDSSSTAAVHDLAKTCTMLTSQVQQLQGSMRDILNCLTLFCNLPQENVKQLLSAGVADALSNEKRDCAATQTEIIAVHTPQIENQSNFPFSKIRPSSLPLDKQKSQHKQLVGGTTAITAATGGSEIIRNETTTQQQQTQHQRFQHEQIAEDCDRDEESGIQSEDVQSMVDAGDATFVKSD, encoded by the exons GTGAGGAAGATAATGACAAAATAACCTTGGATCTCTCGAAAAAGCAATTGAAAAAAGTGCCGAAACAAGAAGATGCACAAAATGTAAGAGTACTCAAATTAGATGAGAATGAGCTACAGAAGATCGACAACATCGATTCCTACTTAAAAATTGAAGTT CTTTCACTTAGCAAAAATCAGCTACTTCGTATGTATGGCGTTTGTCGACTACATTGTCTGCGTGAACTAAATCTCTCCTTCAATGGAATACTGTCGATTGAGGGCCTCAAGGATTGCATACATTTGCGACATTTGAATTTGGaaggaaataatataaaaacgatTGAACATTtgaacaataatattaaattggaatatttaaatTTAGCAGAGAACAGTATAGGTAGTATATCGGATATttcgtttttgaaaaatttgaag GAATTGTATTTGCATGGTAATCGTTTAACACATCTACGCCAATGTGATAAATATCTGCCTgtttcattagaaattttatcattagcaaaaaataacataagcgatttaaatgaaatttgtacATTGTTGAATTTGACAAATTTGCATAGTTTAACGCTGAGTGAAAATCCTTGTATTATGCTGACTGGAAATGCCga AACTTCTATTTTTTTCAGCGGCTTCGATCATCGTCCATTTGTGCTTAATTGGTGCATGAGCTTGAAAGTAATTGATGGCTTTGTAGTGGACCCTATTGAGAG CCTAAAAGCAGAGTGGCTTTACAGTCAAGGACGTGGTCGACAATTTCGCATTGGCGAACAAGCTGCCTTAGCTAAGTATTTAAGTTCAGTTTGTCCACTAATAGGAAAAGCTTTAGAAAATGAAAACGAACGTAAATTACGTTTAATACTCAGCAAAGCACAACAGCATCAACGTCAATTGCAAGAAGAAATAACAGAGAATTCAAATGCATCGAGTAATAATTCACCTTCGTCGGGTAGACGAAAGACTAGTAGTCGTATACAATCACCGAGAT TTTCGCGACTAAGTGGTCGTCAAGGTTCGCCCGAATCAATGGTAAATAGCTATCATGGTAATACAACAAGTGAAACAA caccAAATAGTGTTAATAATCATGCAGCACCAATGACTACATCCTTGATAGAGAATATCAAACATGATGCCATGCTAATGTCACAAAGTTTTGAAGGTTCATCAACCAGCGGCTGTAGTAACATTAATACACGTTCGAATAACTCGCAGGAGTCAACGCCTCGCACGATAACACCAAATCCTTATAATG ACCAGAATTATGCAAATATGCCTACCAACGTAGTTGGACCTTTGGCCGCTGCCTCCAAAATGGTTCCAGTACCAGAAACTTTAATGAGCCCAGATGTATGCCCCGCCGTTGTGGCACAACGTGTCACCGTCAACGCAATTAATACACAATTGCAAAATTctaaaacacacaaaaacaaaG ATAACAAACTCAATTCACCAAAGATGCGTAGTCCACATTTGACGAAACGAAACACCATAGAACGATGCAGTCCTAATATGAGTCCTCGACGTGGTAGTAGCACTTCAAATATGTTGTTACAACATAATAATGTATCAAGTATAAGTCGGGCAGTAGCTGTCCATGCACAATCACAAGTGGACAATCAAATGAAATCACGTTTAGCCAGCAGTTCGATACATATTGCAACACCAGAAACTGGCTCGGCTGGTGCTTTAAGCTCTGATGACGATAGTGATCatataaatattgataaattgaaaaCAATACGCAATAAAGCGGCACAACG ttcacaacagcaacaaaaagagGTGGCAGCCATGGTTGCTGCCTCAAATGCCCAATTCAATCAAAATAATGCAACCGAATCATCAGCTGTGGTCATACAGAAAATCTGGCGTGGTTATCGTACACGCAAGAAAACCAAAGATATTGCTGAAAAGTTGCTTAAGATACGCACACATGAGTACATTGA TTTTGTGTTTTCTAGTAAACTAACCAAAGATATGGAGCTGACGAAAGCACAATTAGAGAATGAACGTAAAATTCAGCAGCTACAAATGCAAGCAATAAATGCACTTTGGAAGAAAGTTTCCACAATGCAGGGCTGCAGCACAACAGCTGGTAGTGCTGCACAAGCTTCGAGTGATGGCGCCTCCAACACTGTTGAGGGTCAGGTCAAATCAGCGGCAGCGACAACAATGATTGATAGCAGCTCGACAGCGGCAGTTCACGATTTAGCTAAGACATGTACTATGCTGACCAGTCAG GTACAACAACTGCAAGGCTCCATGCGCGACATACTCAACTGTCTTACGTTATTCTGCAATTTGCCACAAGAAAACGTAAAGCAATTACtttccgctggtgtagctgaTGCTCTCTCAAATGAGAAACGTGATTGCGCGGCCACACAAACAGAAATTATTGCCGTTCATACACCGCAAATTGAAAATCAAAGCAATTTTCCATTTTCAAAAATACGCCCATCTTCATTGCCATTAGACAAGCAAAAGTCTCAGCATAAACAATTAGTTGGAGGAACTACTGCTATAACTGCGGCTACGGGGGGCAGTGAAATTATACGCAACGAAACCACAACGCAACAGCAACAAACACAACATCAACGTTTTCAACATGAACAAATCGCTGAAGATTGTGATCGGGATGAAGAAAGCGGCATTCAAAGTGAGGATGTTCAGAGTATGGTAGATGCAGGTGATGCAACATTTGTGAAATCTGATTAA
- the Cep97 gene encoding centrosomal protein of 97 kDa isoform X3 → MSEEDNDKITLDLSKKQLKKVPKQEDAQNVRVLKLDENELQKIDNIDSYLKIEVLSLSKNQLLRMYGVCRLHCLRELNLSFNGILSIEGLKDCIHLRHLNLEGNNIKTIEHLNNNIKLEYLNLAENSIGSISDISFLKNLKELYLHGNRLTHLRQCDKYLPVSLEILSLAKNNISDLNEICTLLNLTNLHSLTLSENPCIMLTGNADGFDHRPFVLNWCMSLKVIDGFVVDPIESLKAEWLYSQGRGRQFRIGEQAALAKYLSSVCPLIGKALENENERKLRLILSKAQQHQRQLQEEITENSNASSNNSPSSGRRKTSSRIQSPRFSRLSGRQGSPESMVNSYHGNTTSETTPNSVNNHAAPMTTSLIENIKHDAMLMSQSFEGSSTSGCSNINTRSNNSQESTPRTITPNPYNDQNYANMPTNVVGPLAAASKMVPVPETLMSPDVCPAVVAQRVTVNAINTQLQNSKTHKNKDNKLNSPKMRSPHLTKRNTIERCSPNMSPRRGSSTSNMLLQHNNVSSISRAVAVHAQSQVDNQMKSRLASSSIHIATPETGSAGALSSDDDSDHINIDKLKTIRNKAAQRSQQQQKEVAAMVAASNAQFNQNNATESSAVVIQKIWRGYRTRKKTKDIAEKLLKIRTHEYIDFVFSSKLTKDMELTKAQLENERKIQQLQMQAINALWKKVSTMQGCSTTAGSAAQASSDGASNTVEGQVKSAAATTMIDSSSTAAVHDLAKTCTMLTSQVQQLQGSMRDILNCLTLFCNLPQENVKQLLSAGVADALSNEKRDCAATQTEIIAVHTPQIENQSNFPFSKIRPSSLPLDKQKSQHKQLVGGTTAITAATGGSEIIRNETTTQQQQTQHQRFQHEQIAEDCDRDEESGIQSEDVQSMVDAGFLFLFIRFLFLFITFYYFNLNPNGMKVDLYIKWWRKNLSLSDNAA, encoded by the exons GTGAGGAAGATAATGACAAAATAACCTTGGATCTCTCGAAAAAGCAATTGAAAAAAGTGCCGAAACAAGAAGATGCACAAAATGTAAGAGTACTCAAATTAGATGAGAATGAGCTACAGAAGATCGACAACATCGATTCCTACTTAAAAATTGAAGTT CTTTCACTTAGCAAAAATCAGCTACTTCGTATGTATGGCGTTTGTCGACTACATTGTCTGCGTGAACTAAATCTCTCCTTCAATGGAATACTGTCGATTGAGGGCCTCAAGGATTGCATACATTTGCGACATTTGAATTTGGaaggaaataatataaaaacgatTGAACATTtgaacaataatattaaattggaatatttaaatTTAGCAGAGAACAGTATAGGTAGTATATCGGATATttcgtttttgaaaaatttgaag GAATTGTATTTGCATGGTAATCGTTTAACACATCTACGCCAATGTGATAAATATCTGCCTgtttcattagaaattttatcattagcaaaaaataacataagcgatttaaatgaaatttgtacATTGTTGAATTTGACAAATTTGCATAGTTTAACGCTGAGTGAAAATCCTTGTATTATGCTGACTGGAAATGCCga CGGCTTCGATCATCGTCCATTTGTGCTTAATTGGTGCATGAGCTTGAAAGTAATTGATGGCTTTGTAGTGGACCCTATTGAGAG CCTAAAAGCAGAGTGGCTTTACAGTCAAGGACGTGGTCGACAATTTCGCATTGGCGAACAAGCTGCCTTAGCTAAGTATTTAAGTTCAGTTTGTCCACTAATAGGAAAAGCTTTAGAAAATGAAAACGAACGTAAATTACGTTTAATACTCAGCAAAGCACAACAGCATCAACGTCAATTGCAAGAAGAAATAACAGAGAATTCAAATGCATCGAGTAATAATTCACCTTCGTCGGGTAGACGAAAGACTAGTAGTCGTATACAATCACCGAGAT TTTCGCGACTAAGTGGTCGTCAAGGTTCGCCCGAATCAATGGTAAATAGCTATCATGGTAATACAACAAGTGAAACAA caccAAATAGTGTTAATAATCATGCAGCACCAATGACTACATCCTTGATAGAGAATATCAAACATGATGCCATGCTAATGTCACAAAGTTTTGAAGGTTCATCAACCAGCGGCTGTAGTAACATTAATACACGTTCGAATAACTCGCAGGAGTCAACGCCTCGCACGATAACACCAAATCCTTATAATG ACCAGAATTATGCAAATATGCCTACCAACGTAGTTGGACCTTTGGCCGCTGCCTCCAAAATGGTTCCAGTACCAGAAACTTTAATGAGCCCAGATGTATGCCCCGCCGTTGTGGCACAACGTGTCACCGTCAACGCAATTAATACACAATTGCAAAATTctaaaacacacaaaaacaaaG ATAACAAACTCAATTCACCAAAGATGCGTAGTCCACATTTGACGAAACGAAACACCATAGAACGATGCAGTCCTAATATGAGTCCTCGACGTGGTAGTAGCACTTCAAATATGTTGTTACAACATAATAATGTATCAAGTATAAGTCGGGCAGTAGCTGTCCATGCACAATCACAAGTGGACAATCAAATGAAATCACGTTTAGCCAGCAGTTCGATACATATTGCAACACCAGAAACTGGCTCGGCTGGTGCTTTAAGCTCTGATGACGATAGTGATCatataaatattgataaattgaaaaCAATACGCAATAAAGCGGCACAACG ttcacaacagcaacaaaaagagGTGGCAGCCATGGTTGCTGCCTCAAATGCCCAATTCAATCAAAATAATGCAACCGAATCATCAGCTGTGGTCATACAGAAAATCTGGCGTGGTTATCGTACACGCAAGAAAACCAAAGATATTGCTGAAAAGTTGCTTAAGATACGCACACATGAGTACATTGA TTTTGTGTTTTCTAGTAAACTAACCAAAGATATGGAGCTGACGAAAGCACAATTAGAGAATGAACGTAAAATTCAGCAGCTACAAATGCAAGCAATAAATGCACTTTGGAAGAAAGTTTCCACAATGCAGGGCTGCAGCACAACAGCTGGTAGTGCTGCACAAGCTTCGAGTGATGGCGCCTCCAACACTGTTGAGGGTCAGGTCAAATCAGCGGCAGCGACAACAATGATTGATAGCAGCTCGACAGCGGCAGTTCACGATTTAGCTAAGACATGTACTATGCTGACCAGTCAG GTACAACAACTGCAAGGCTCCATGCGCGACATACTCAACTGTCTTACGTTATTCTGCAATTTGCCACAAGAAAACGTAAAGCAATTACtttccgctggtgtagctgaTGCTCTCTCAAATGAGAAACGTGATTGCGCGGCCACACAAACAGAAATTATTGCCGTTCATACACCGCAAATTGAAAATCAAAGCAATTTTCCATTTTCAAAAATACGCCCATCTTCATTGCCATTAGACAAGCAAAAGTCTCAGCATAAACAATTAGTTGGAGGAACTACTGCTATAACTGCGGCTACGGGGGGCAGTGAAATTATACGCAACGAAACCACAACGCAACAGCAACAAACACAACATCAACGTTTTCAACATGAACAAATCGCTGAAGATTGTGATCGGGATGAAGAAAGCGGCATTCAAAGTGAGGATGTTCAGAGTATGGTAGATGCAG gttttctttttttatttattagatttctttttttatttattactttttattattttaatttgaatCCTAATGGTATGAAGGTAGACCTATACATTAAATGGTGGAGAAAAAACCTAAGCCTAAGCGACAATGCTGCATAA
- the Cep97 gene encoding centrosomal protein of 97 kDa isoform X5, giving the protein MSEEDNDKITLDLSKKQLKKVPKQEDAQNVRVLKLDENELQKIDNIDSYLKIEVLSLSKNQLLRMYGVCRLHCLRELNLSFNGILSIEGLKDCIHLRHLNLEGNNIKTIEHLNNNIKLEYLNLAENSIGSISDISFLKNLKELYLHGNRLTHLRQCDKYLPVSLEILSLAKNNISDLNEICTLLNLTNLHSLTLSENPCIMLTGNAETSIFFSGFDHRPFVLNWCMSLKVIDGFVVDPIESLKAEWLYSQGRGRQFRIGEQAALAKYLSSVCPLIGKALENENERKLRLILSKAQQHQRQLQEEITENSNASSNNSPSSGRRKTSSRIQSPRFSRLSGRQGSPESMVNSYHGNTTSETTPNSVNNHAAPMTTSLIENIKHDAMLMSQSFEGSSTSGCSNINTRSNNSQESTPRTITPNPYNDQNYANMPTNVVGPLAAASKMVPVPETLMSPDVCPAVVAQRVTVNAINTQLQNSKTHKNKDNKLNSPKMRSPHLTKRNTIERCSPNMSPRRGSSTSNMLLQHNNVSSISRAVAVHAQSQVDNQMKSRLASSSIHIATPETGSAGALSSDDDSDHINIDKLKTIRNKAAQRSQQQQKEVAAMVAASNAQFNQNNATESSAVVIQKIWRGYRTRKKTKDIAEKLLKIRTHEYIDFVFSSKLTKDMELTKAQLENERKIQQLQMQAINALWKKVSTMQGCSTTAGSAAQASSDGASNTVEGQVKSAAATTMIDSSSTAAVHDLAKTCTMLTSQVQQLQGSMRDILNCLTLFCNLPQENVKQLLSAGVADALSNEKRDCAATQTEIIAVHTPQIENQSNFPFSKIRPSSLPLDKQKSQHKQLVGGTTAITAATGGSEIIRNETTTQQQQTQHQRFQHEQIAEDCDRDEESGIQSEDVQSMVDADLYIKWWRKNLSLSDNAA; this is encoded by the exons GTGAGGAAGATAATGACAAAATAACCTTGGATCTCTCGAAAAAGCAATTGAAAAAAGTGCCGAAACAAGAAGATGCACAAAATGTAAGAGTACTCAAATTAGATGAGAATGAGCTACAGAAGATCGACAACATCGATTCCTACTTAAAAATTGAAGTT CTTTCACTTAGCAAAAATCAGCTACTTCGTATGTATGGCGTTTGTCGACTACATTGTCTGCGTGAACTAAATCTCTCCTTCAATGGAATACTGTCGATTGAGGGCCTCAAGGATTGCATACATTTGCGACATTTGAATTTGGaaggaaataatataaaaacgatTGAACATTtgaacaataatattaaattggaatatttaaatTTAGCAGAGAACAGTATAGGTAGTATATCGGATATttcgtttttgaaaaatttgaag GAATTGTATTTGCATGGTAATCGTTTAACACATCTACGCCAATGTGATAAATATCTGCCTgtttcattagaaattttatcattagcaaaaaataacataagcgatttaaatgaaatttgtacATTGTTGAATTTGACAAATTTGCATAGTTTAACGCTGAGTGAAAATCCTTGTATTATGCTGACTGGAAATGCCga AACTTCTATTTTTTTCAGCGGCTTCGATCATCGTCCATTTGTGCTTAATTGGTGCATGAGCTTGAAAGTAATTGATGGCTTTGTAGTGGACCCTATTGAGAG CCTAAAAGCAGAGTGGCTTTACAGTCAAGGACGTGGTCGACAATTTCGCATTGGCGAACAAGCTGCCTTAGCTAAGTATTTAAGTTCAGTTTGTCCACTAATAGGAAAAGCTTTAGAAAATGAAAACGAACGTAAATTACGTTTAATACTCAGCAAAGCACAACAGCATCAACGTCAATTGCAAGAAGAAATAACAGAGAATTCAAATGCATCGAGTAATAATTCACCTTCGTCGGGTAGACGAAAGACTAGTAGTCGTATACAATCACCGAGAT TTTCGCGACTAAGTGGTCGTCAAGGTTCGCCCGAATCAATGGTAAATAGCTATCATGGTAATACAACAAGTGAAACAA caccAAATAGTGTTAATAATCATGCAGCACCAATGACTACATCCTTGATAGAGAATATCAAACATGATGCCATGCTAATGTCACAAAGTTTTGAAGGTTCATCAACCAGCGGCTGTAGTAACATTAATACACGTTCGAATAACTCGCAGGAGTCAACGCCTCGCACGATAACACCAAATCCTTATAATG ACCAGAATTATGCAAATATGCCTACCAACGTAGTTGGACCTTTGGCCGCTGCCTCCAAAATGGTTCCAGTACCAGAAACTTTAATGAGCCCAGATGTATGCCCCGCCGTTGTGGCACAACGTGTCACCGTCAACGCAATTAATACACAATTGCAAAATTctaaaacacacaaaaacaaaG ATAACAAACTCAATTCACCAAAGATGCGTAGTCCACATTTGACGAAACGAAACACCATAGAACGATGCAGTCCTAATATGAGTCCTCGACGTGGTAGTAGCACTTCAAATATGTTGTTACAACATAATAATGTATCAAGTATAAGTCGGGCAGTAGCTGTCCATGCACAATCACAAGTGGACAATCAAATGAAATCACGTTTAGCCAGCAGTTCGATACATATTGCAACACCAGAAACTGGCTCGGCTGGTGCTTTAAGCTCTGATGACGATAGTGATCatataaatattgataaattgaaaaCAATACGCAATAAAGCGGCACAACG ttcacaacagcaacaaaaagagGTGGCAGCCATGGTTGCTGCCTCAAATGCCCAATTCAATCAAAATAATGCAACCGAATCATCAGCTGTGGTCATACAGAAAATCTGGCGTGGTTATCGTACACGCAAGAAAACCAAAGATATTGCTGAAAAGTTGCTTAAGATACGCACACATGAGTACATTGA TTTTGTGTTTTCTAGTAAACTAACCAAAGATATGGAGCTGACGAAAGCACAATTAGAGAATGAACGTAAAATTCAGCAGCTACAAATGCAAGCAATAAATGCACTTTGGAAGAAAGTTTCCACAATGCAGGGCTGCAGCACAACAGCTGGTAGTGCTGCACAAGCTTCGAGTGATGGCGCCTCCAACACTGTTGAGGGTCAGGTCAAATCAGCGGCAGCGACAACAATGATTGATAGCAGCTCGACAGCGGCAGTTCACGATTTAGCTAAGACATGTACTATGCTGACCAGTCAG GTACAACAACTGCAAGGCTCCATGCGCGACATACTCAACTGTCTTACGTTATTCTGCAATTTGCCACAAGAAAACGTAAAGCAATTACtttccgctggtgtagctgaTGCTCTCTCAAATGAGAAACGTGATTGCGCGGCCACACAAACAGAAATTATTGCCGTTCATACACCGCAAATTGAAAATCAAAGCAATTTTCCATTTTCAAAAATACGCCCATCTTCATTGCCATTAGACAAGCAAAAGTCTCAGCATAAACAATTAGTTGGAGGAACTACTGCTATAACTGCGGCTACGGGGGGCAGTGAAATTATACGCAACGAAACCACAACGCAACAGCAACAAACACAACATCAACGTTTTCAACATGAACAAATCGCTGAAGATTGTGATCGGGATGAAGAAAGCGGCATTCAAAGTGAGGATGTTCAGAGTATGGTAGATGCAG ACCTATACATTAAATGGTGGAGAAAAAACCTAAGCCTAAGCGACAATGCTGCATAA